A genomic window from Carboxydothermus pertinax includes:
- the spoIIP gene encoding stage II sporulation protein P, protein MKKKINNLIIYIILALIFLFPLPVYAERYYTADIKEQISDHSGSFYVTIYDEQGRVIDKMARQVEVGDELIAEDDHHYKIIRVNHDRAYARDLGKDQTLVGYKEYFDRVVLPAGTTPAKKGTVAIYHTHTDEAYAPSDGKANIPARGGIYKVGAALADKLSRMGIKVNYDRTPHDPHDANAYHRSRRTAVRLMKKRPIAMLDVHRDAVPDPDFYEKNIQGQKVTKIRLVVGRQNPQMAANLDFARKMKAYVDKTHPGLVKGIFIGKGNYNQDLMPTALLLEVGTHTNRRSEAEKGVQMFADAVPKVLGITTSIPGARGTPGGVRSDIAKTPGAWRNFFIVLIAALILGGAFLLISTGSLAGAKERLGSFISREVTSTIAPRNKEKKEDQGENK, encoded by the coding sequence ATGAAAAAGAAAATAAATAACTTAATTATTTACATCATCCTTGCTTTAATCTTTTTGTTCCCCCTTCCGGTATACGCAGAAAGGTACTATACCGCAGATATAAAAGAGCAAATCTCTGACCATAGCGGCTCTTTTTATGTAACTATTTACGATGAACAGGGTCGAGTAATCGACAAGATGGCCCGCCAGGTGGAAGTGGGAGATGAGTTAATTGCGGAAGATGACCACCATTATAAAATTATCCGGGTGAACCACGACCGGGCTTATGCTCGGGATTTAGGAAAAGACCAAACTTTAGTTGGGTATAAAGAGTACTTTGACCGGGTGGTGTTGCCTGCCGGGACAACTCCCGCTAAAAAGGGAACCGTTGCAATTTATCATACCCATACCGATGAGGCGTATGCCCCTTCCGATGGCAAAGCCAACATCCCTGCCCGGGGAGGTATCTACAAAGTTGGTGCTGCTTTAGCCGATAAATTAAGCCGGATGGGGATAAAGGTGAACTATGATCGTACTCCCCACGATCCTCACGATGCCAATGCCTACCACCGCTCCCGGCGGACGGCGGTACGTTTAATGAAAAAACGGCCAATTGCCATGTTAGATGTCCACCGGGATGCGGTACCTGATCCGGATTTTTACGAAAAAAATATTCAGGGGCAAAAAGTAACAAAAATCCGCTTGGTGGTAGGCCGGCAAAATCCACAAATGGCGGCAAACTTAGATTTTGCCCGAAAGATGAAAGCGTACGTAGATAAAACCCATCCTGGCCTCGTCAAGGGCATTTTTATTGGGAAGGGCAACTATAATCAAGATTTAATGCCAACGGCCCTTTTACTAGAAGTGGGAACCCATACCAATAGGCGGAGTGAAGCAGAAAAAGGGGTACAAATGTTTGCTGACGCTGTTCCTAAAGTCCTGGGCATTACCACTTCTATTCCTGGGGCCAGGGGTACTCCCGGCGGTGTGCGTTCAGATATTGCAAAAACTCCTGGAGCCTGGCGAAACTTTTTTATCGTGCTAATTGCCGCCTTAATTTTAGGGGGAGCATTCCTGTTAATTAGTACCGGAAGCTTAGCAGGAGCTAAAGAACGGTTAGGGAGTTTTATCTCCCGGGAAGTAACCAGCACTATAGCTCCCCGGAATAAGGAAAAGAAG
- a CDS encoding DUF1614 domain-containing protein gives MFSLGTILLVVLVALIFFGLMHRVLDRMKLSDREALILIGLMIVGSFIDLTLFRGRITFSLNLGGGIIPLIIAGYLIYKAGSTKEWVRALIGSVVAAIAVYFITAVLMRGNVEPAGRFEMLDPLYVAPVVAAVVGYLAGRSRRGAFIAATLGLILNDLFHLFYLFTTNTPGRVDLGGGGAFDGIVVAGILAVLLAEVFGEVRERLQRGPDTENRDSKLLEGLKNPEPELTSSLGITGEVKENEKENK, from the coding sequence ATGTTTTCGTTAGGTACTATTCTACTGGTGGTACTGGTTGCTTTAATATTTTTTGGACTTATGCACCGGGTATTAGACCGGATGAAGCTTTCGGACCGGGAAGCATTGATTTTAATAGGCTTAATGATTGTTGGAAGTTTTATTGATTTGACCCTTTTTAGAGGCAGGATAACCTTTTCTTTAAACTTAGGCGGGGGGATCATCCCTCTAATAATTGCTGGGTACTTAATCTATAAAGCCGGTTCCACCAAAGAGTGGGTACGGGCATTAATTGGTTCGGTAGTTGCGGCGATAGCGGTTTACTTTATTACTGCTGTATTGATGCGGGGAAATGTGGAGCCGGCAGGCCGGTTTGAAATGTTAGATCCCCTGTATGTAGCTCCGGTAGTAGCAGCAGTGGTTGGGTATCTTGCTGGCCGTTCGCGGCGGGGAGCTTTTATCGCTGCAACTTTAGGTTTAATCTTAAACGATCTTTTCCACTTATTTTACTTATTTACCACCAACACCCCGGGACGGGTTGATTTAGGCGGTGGTGGTGCCTTTGACGGGATAGTAGTAGCGGGTATTTTGGCAGTTTTACTGGCGGAAGTGTTTGGGGAAGTCCGGGAACGGTTGCAAAGGGGTCCTGATACTGAAAACCGGGATTCCAAACTTTTAGAGGGATTAAAAAACCCTGAACCTGAGCTAACCAGCAGTTTAGGTATTACCGGGGAGGTGAAGGAAAATGAAAAAGAAAATAAATAA
- a CDS encoding bifunctional 4-hydroxy-3-methylbut-2-enyl diphosphate reductase/30S ribosomal protein S1, whose translation MEVIVAQHAGFCFGVKRAIDLAQKATENNPKVYSLGPLIHNPQEVERLKKAGVIPVEDIDEGHGKIIIIRSHGTTPEKLQEIKAKGYQIEDATCPFVKKAQSFAQRLTREGFQVVVVGDKKHPEVQGIVGWSGYQALVVENAIEAKALPYFPKIAVIAQTTQKSENFWQVVEELKKKGGEVKVFNTICHATRTRQEESRKLAQEVDLILVVGGKNSANTKKLAQLCAATGTPTYLVEEAADLDPKWFYGKTKIGITAGASTPAWIIEEVRQKVEQLESLEKALLDVKPLKEGEIVPGKVVKVLEKEVLVDIGAKGEGVIPLPELSWYNYAHPQEVVDQGDEFPVYILKEDEEGRLILSRKKALEAVIFEKIRDLYQHKKPVTGKVVEVVKGGVLVDIGVRAFLPASLAALGYIEDLTTLKGELITAYLAEIDTTKKRIVLDQKSYLKEQEKKIKQEKILALKEGNRVKGTVTKILSFGVFIDLGGIEGLLRAKDLSWQRKVKPEEILQVGQEVEVVVLEIDRQNLKVGLGLKQLTPDPWQKIPIELKEGALLEGTVVKILRHGLIVEVFPGIEGYMPARETEVENEPLIKKYQEGQKIPVKVLTLKPLERKMTLSLKEALKEKEKEEYQREIPKDEALTFNLGELLKEKVKFKE comes from the coding sequence ATGGAAGTGATTGTTGCCCAACATGCCGGCTTTTGTTTTGGGGTTAAAAGGGCCATTGATCTTGCCCAGAAAGCAACGGAAAATAATCCTAAAGTTTATTCCCTAGGCCCCTTAATCCACAATCCCCAGGAGGTAGAGCGTTTAAAGAAAGCCGGGGTTATACCAGTAGAAGATATTGATGAGGGACATGGTAAAATCATAATTATTCGTTCCCACGGGACAACCCCGGAGAAACTTCAGGAAATTAAAGCCAAAGGATATCAAATTGAAGATGCGACCTGCCCTTTTGTAAAAAAAGCGCAAAGTTTTGCCCAAAGATTAACAAGAGAAGGTTTTCAAGTGGTAGTGGTAGGGGATAAGAAGCATCCGGAAGTCCAGGGCATTGTAGGGTGGAGCGGTTATCAGGCGCTGGTGGTGGAAAATGCAATAGAAGCTAAAGCTTTACCTTATTTTCCTAAAATTGCTGTCATTGCGCAAACTACCCAAAAAAGTGAAAACTTCTGGCAGGTGGTGGAAGAATTAAAGAAAAAAGGGGGGGAGGTCAAGGTTTTTAACACCATTTGCCACGCTACCCGCACCCGGCAGGAAGAAAGCCGGAAACTTGCCCAGGAAGTAGATTTAATACTGGTCGTTGGAGGTAAAAACAGCGCCAATACCAAAAAACTGGCCCAGCTTTGTGCTGCTACCGGTACCCCTACCTATCTTGTGGAAGAAGCGGCGGATTTAGACCCAAAATGGTTTTACGGAAAAACAAAAATTGGGATAACAGCGGGAGCCTCGACCCCCGCCTGGATTATCGAGGAGGTTAGGCAAAAAGTGGAACAGTTAGAAAGTTTAGAAAAAGCTCTTTTGGATGTTAAACCGCTAAAAGAAGGGGAAATTGTTCCTGGCAAGGTAGTAAAAGTTTTGGAAAAGGAAGTATTGGTGGATATTGGGGCCAAGGGAGAAGGTGTAATTCCCTTACCTGAGCTTTCCTGGTATAATTATGCTCATCCCCAGGAGGTGGTAGACCAAGGGGATGAATTTCCTGTTTATATTTTAAAAGAAGACGAGGAAGGTAGGCTTATTTTATCCCGGAAAAAGGCTTTAGAGGCAGTTATTTTTGAAAAAATTAGGGACTTATATCAACATAAAAAACCCGTAACCGGCAAAGTCGTTGAGGTGGTTAAAGGCGGGGTTTTAGTAGATATTGGGGTTAGAGCTTTTCTTCCGGCATCTTTGGCGGCTCTTGGCTATATAGAAGATTTAACTACCCTTAAGGGCGAACTTATAACAGCGTACCTTGCGGAAATAGATACAACGAAAAAACGAATAGTGTTAGACCAAAAAAGTTATTTAAAGGAACAGGAGAAAAAAATAAAGCAAGAAAAAATACTAGCCTTAAAAGAAGGAAACCGGGTTAAAGGAACAGTTACCAAAATTTTATCCTTTGGAGTTTTTATAGACCTTGGCGGTATTGAAGGATTACTGAGGGCCAAAGATTTAAGCTGGCAGCGTAAGGTAAAGCCGGAAGAGATTTTACAGGTCGGTCAGGAAGTGGAAGTGGTAGTTTTGGAAATAGACAGGCAAAATCTTAAGGTGGGATTGGGTTTAAAACAATTAACCCCCGATCCCTGGCAAAAAATTCCTATTGAACTTAAAGAGGGGGCTTTGTTGGAGGGAACGGTGGTAAAAATTTTACGCCATGGTTTAATAGTGGAGGTATTTCCCGGTATTGAAGGTTATATGCCTGCTCGGGAAACGGAAGTGGAAAATGAGCCGTTAATAAAGAAATATCAAGAGGGGCAAAAAATTCCAGTAAAAGTTTTAACTTTAAAGCCTTTAGAGCGGAAAATGACCTTGTCTTTGAAAGAAGCGCTTAAAGAAAAAGAAAAAGAGGAATACCAGCGGGAGATACCAAAGGACGAGGCTTTAACTTTTAATTTAGGAGAACTTTTAAAGGAAAAGGTTAAATTTAAAGAATAA
- a CDS encoding lysophospholipid acyltransferase family protein has protein sequence MFYNFARALARCFMLVFKGMRVEGLENVPKTGPYIVIANHESYLDPVAVGCALPHQVYFMAKKELFAVPLLGFIIKKLGAFPVKRDEVDLTAVKTALRHLKDGKVVGIFPEGTRLKTLGEFHEGAASLALKAAVPVLPVGLINVRGLKRCRVVIGKPIYDLPYSKNDLERGAKYLREKVLELL, from the coding sequence ATGTTTTATAACTTTGCCCGGGCTCTAGCCCGGTGTTTTATGCTGGTTTTTAAAGGGATGAGGGTGGAAGGTTTAGAAAATGTACCGAAAACCGGTCCCTATATCGTGATTGCCAACCATGAAAGCTATTTAGATCCGGTGGCGGTAGGTTGTGCCCTGCCCCATCAGGTTTATTTTATGGCAAAAAAAGAACTTTTTGCTGTTCCCCTTTTAGGTTTTATCATCAAGAAATTAGGAGCTTTTCCGGTAAAACGGGATGAAGTGGATTTAACAGCGGTAAAAACAGCCTTAAGGCATTTAAAAGACGGCAAAGTAGTGGGGATTTTTCCCGAAGGGACACGGCTTAAAACTTTAGGGGAGTTTCATGAGGGTGCAGCGTCTTTAGCTTTAAAAGCGGCGGTACCGGTTTTGCCGGTGGGTTTAATTAATGTGCGGGGGTTAAAAAGGTGCCGAGTTGTAATTGGTAAACCTATATACGACCTTCCCTACTCCAAGAATGACTTAGAAAGAGGGGCAAAATATTTAAGAGAAAAAGTCTTAGAATTACTCTAA
- the cmk gene encoding (d)CMP kinase: protein MRIAIDGPAGAGKSTVAKILAQKLGYTYLDTGAMYRAVTVLLLKEGLSFTDEEKIKKLLQVMDLKIIPEKDGQKIYLNGQDITEVIRTPRVSELVAKVSALPVVREHLTKLQREYVTRGEIIADGRDMGTVVMPEAEVKIFLTASPEERARRRYQELKAKGFAVSYEEVLKEVLKRDEVDTTRKVSPLKQAPDAILVDTTGLSIEQVVDTLLRIIRGKRNVL from the coding sequence ATGAGAATTGCCATTGACGGACCCGCGGGAGCAGGAAAAAGCACTGTTGCGAAAATCTTAGCCCAAAAGCTTGGTTATACTTATCTTGATACCGGCGCTATGTATCGGGCCGTTACGGTTTTACTTTTAAAGGAAGGTTTGAGTTTTACGGATGAAGAGAAAATTAAAAAACTGCTGCAAGTAATGGATCTGAAAATAATTCCGGAAAAGGATGGACAAAAAATTTATTTAAACGGTCAGGATATAACCGAGGTTATAAGAACCCCTCGGGTTTCCGAACTTGTAGCGAAAGTTTCTGCCCTACCGGTAGTGAGGGAACATTTAACTAAGCTTCAGCGGGAATATGTCACCCGGGGAGAAATAATTGCCGATGGTCGCGATATGGGAACCGTGGTCATGCCTGAGGCGGAAGTAAAAATTTTTTTAACCGCCTCTCCCGAAGAACGGGCCCGACGGCGGTATCAGGAACTTAAGGCAAAAGGTTTTGCTGTTAGTTATGAAGAAGTTTTAAAAGAGGTTTTAAAACGCGATGAAGTAGACACCACCCGGAAGGTATCACCTTTAAAACAAGCTCCCGATGCGATTTTAGTGGATACTACTGGTCTTTCGATAGAACAAGTGGTGGATACACTCTTAAGGATAATTAGGGGGAAGAGGAATGTTTTATAA
- the aroA gene encoding 3-phosphoshikimate 1-carboxyvinyltransferase, translating to MKVTLAKSGLKGELTVPGDKSISHRALIFGALAEGITEIENFLVARDTLATLNCLKKYGVRISRSKNQVKVLGTAQNFSEPKDILNAENSGTTIRLLSGVAATFPFVSVFTGDKSLRQRPMKRVLEPLSQMGAKVLARAEGNYAPFAINGGKLVGRDFTLKKASAQVKSALILAGLRASGTTTVTEPNLSRDHTERMLEGFGVKIERSGQTIAIIGGQKLYGQKVVVPGDFSSAAFFIVAALIVPESHLLLKNVGLNPTRTGLLTVLKEMGAKINLLNLRETGGEPVGDIEVFTSPLKAVEVPPEIVPAMIDEFPILAAAMAHAEGVSVVRGAEELRIKESDRIKSIVGEFSKMGVMVEELPDGFKITGGRRPLGTIVDSHHDHRIAMTLGVLGLTAVGSTEILNAEAVAISYPDFFVQLTKLLEGA from the coding sequence ATGAAAGTGACTTTAGCTAAATCTGGCTTAAAAGGGGAATTAACGGTTCCCGGGGATAAGTCGATCTCCCATCGGGCTTTAATTTTTGGAGCTTTGGCGGAAGGAATTACCGAAATAGAAAACTTTCTGGTGGCCCGGGATACTTTAGCTACTTTAAACTGCTTAAAAAAGTACGGGGTAAGAATTTCAAGAAGCAAAAACCAAGTGAAGGTTTTAGGAACAGCCCAAAATTTTTCTGAACCAAAAGATATCCTCAATGCCGAAAACTCCGGAACTACTATAAGACTTTTATCTGGAGTTGCCGCTACTTTTCCTTTTGTTTCGGTTTTTACTGGCGATAAATCCTTACGCCAGCGGCCAATGAAGCGGGTTTTAGAGCCCCTAAGTCAGATGGGGGCAAAAGTTCTTGCCCGAGCCGAGGGGAACTACGCTCCCTTTGCAATAAATGGGGGGAAGCTTGTTGGGCGGGATTTTACGCTAAAAAAAGCTAGTGCTCAGGTAAAATCCGCTTTAATCCTGGCAGGACTTCGAGCTTCGGGCACCACTACGGTAACTGAACCCAATCTTTCCCGGGACCACACCGAAAGGATGTTAGAAGGGTTTGGGGTAAAAATTGAAAGAAGTGGCCAGACTATAGCCATTATCGGGGGGCAAAAGCTTTATGGTCAAAAAGTAGTGGTACCCGGGGATTTTTCGTCGGCGGCTTTTTTTATCGTTGCGGCTTTAATCGTACCCGAAAGTCACCTTTTACTCAAGAATGTCGGGTTAAATCCTACCCGTACTGGTCTTTTAACTGTTTTAAAGGAAATGGGGGCTAAGATTAACCTCCTAAACTTACGGGAAACCGGAGGTGAACCGGTGGGGGATATTGAGGTTTTTACTTCTCCTTTAAAGGCGGTGGAAGTCCCACCAGAAATAGTACCGGCCATGATTGATGAATTTCCTATTTTAGCGGCAGCGATGGCTCATGCCGAAGGGGTCAGTGTGGTCCGGGGGGCTGAAGAACTTCGGATTAAGGAATCGGATCGTATTAAAAGCATAGTTGGGGAGTTCAGTAAAATGGGGGTTATGGTGGAAGAACTGCCCGATGGCTTTAAAATAACCGGTGGACGGCGCCCCTTGGGAACGATCGTCGATTCCCACCACGACCATCGTATTGCTATGACTTTAGGAGTATTAGGTTTAACGGCGGTAGGCTCTACCGAAATCTTAAATGCTGAGGCGGTGGCTATTTCCTATCCTGACTTTTTTGTCCAATTAACGAAACTTTTAGAAGGAGCGTAA
- the hisC gene encoding histidinol-phosphate transaminase codes for MVRKSVQNLKPYVAGKPIEEVERELGITNIDKLASNENLWGISPKVAEAIKEAVEQINYYPDGGAFRLKEKIAVKYGVALDQIILGNGSDELVMFLAMTLIDPGDEAVMPVPSFPRYEPVVTMMSGVAREIPLKEHRLDLEAMVRAINEKTKLIYLCNPNNPTGTYITQTELEQFLNEVPPNVTIVLDEAYFEFAKVNPDYPDGFNYFQKRPNIVVLRTFSKAYGLAGLRIGYGFAPAELAKAINSLRPPFNVNFLAQRAALAALDDEEFVAEVVKNTNSGKEYIYGELKKLGLAYIPSAANFLMVKTGKPSQIVFRELLKRGVIVRSGDIFGMDDWIRVTVGTPSQNKRFLNELRVVLEKI; via the coding sequence ATGGTTAGAAAAAGTGTGCAAAATTTAAAACCTTATGTGGCGGGAAAGCCTATTGAAGAGGTAGAACGGGAGCTTGGAATTACCAATATTGACAAACTTGCTTCCAACGAAAACCTCTGGGGCATTTCTCCCAAAGTGGCCGAGGCTATTAAAGAAGCGGTAGAGCAAATTAATTATTACCCCGATGGGGGGGCTTTTCGTCTTAAAGAGAAAATTGCGGTTAAATATGGAGTAGCCTTAGACCAAATTATCCTCGGAAACGGTTCCGATGAACTGGTAATGTTTTTAGCGATGACCTTAATTGATCCTGGTGATGAAGCGGTCATGCCGGTTCCGAGCTTTCCCCGGTATGAACCGGTGGTAACGATGATGAGTGGGGTAGCCCGGGAAATACCCTTAAAAGAGCACCGCTTAGACTTAGAAGCCATGGTTAGGGCGATTAACGAAAAAACTAAACTTATCTACCTTTGCAATCCCAATAACCCTACCGGCACGTATATAACCCAAACGGAGTTGGAACAGTTTTTAAATGAGGTACCGCCTAACGTTACGATTGTACTTGACGAAGCTTACTTTGAATTTGCCAAAGTTAATCCTGATTATCCCGATGGGTTTAATTATTTCCAAAAACGCCCCAACATAGTAGTTTTAAGAACTTTTTCCAAGGCTTACGGCTTAGCCGGGTTGCGAATTGGCTATGGCTTTGCACCAGCTGAGCTAGCCAAAGCAATTAATAGTTTACGCCCGCCTTTTAACGTTAACTTTCTTGCCCAGCGAGCGGCTCTGGCAGCTCTAGACGATGAAGAATTTGTTGCTGAAGTGGTGAAAAATACCAATAGTGGAAAAGAATATATTTACGGTGAATTAAAGAAGCTGGGTTTAGCCTATATCCCTTCAGCAGCAAACTTTTTGATGGTTAAAACAGGAAAACCGTCCCAAATTGTTTTTCGGGAATTATTAAAGCGAGGGGTGATTGTCCGCTCGGGGGATATTTTTGGCATGGACGACTGGATTAGGGTAACAGTAGGTACTCCTTCCCAAAATAAACGGTTTTTAAATGAGCTTAGGGTAGTCTTAGAAAAAATTTAA
- the aroF gene encoding 3-deoxy-7-phosphoheptulonate synthase: MELKVSRKSKSKKTVITVKDVKIGNGDPVIIAGPCAVEGEEEYIAEALFLKEAGVQILRGGAFKPRTSPYAFSGLGVEGLKILAKAREITGLPVVTEVMDPRDVEIVGKYADILQIGSRNMQNFTLLKEVGLVDKPVLLKRGLAATIKEWFLAAEYIVNSGNEQVILCERGIRTFEDYTRNTFDLAGMVAALDLTHLPVIADPSHATGRSELVGRVALGALAAGADGIMVEVHPHPEEALSDGRQSLDYEEFKKLMSVIKRFKSQSV; the protein is encoded by the coding sequence ATGGAGCTAAAAGTCAGCCGGAAAAGTAAAAGTAAAAAAACTGTCATTACAGTAAAAGATGTCAAGATCGGAAATGGTGACCCCGTGATTATTGCTGGCCCCTGTGCGGTAGAAGGGGAAGAAGAGTATATAGCGGAAGCATTATTTTTAAAAGAAGCGGGAGTGCAAATTTTAAGGGGTGGTGCGTTTAAGCCCCGAACCTCTCCCTATGCTTTTTCTGGGCTTGGGGTAGAGGGATTAAAAATTTTAGCCAAAGCCCGGGAAATCACAGGACTTCCGGTAGTTACCGAAGTTATGGACCCCCGGGATGTAGAAATTGTGGGGAAATATGCGGACATCTTGCAAATTGGTAGCCGGAACATGCAAAATTTTACTTTATTAAAGGAAGTGGGCCTAGTAGATAAACCGGTTTTATTAAAACGGGGTTTAGCAGCAACGATTAAAGAGTGGTTTTTAGCAGCAGAGTATATCGTAAATAGTGGCAACGAACAGGTAATTTTGTGTGAGCGGGGTATCCGCACCTTTGAAGATTACACCCGGAATACCTTTGATCTTGCCGGCATGGTTGCCGCTTTAGATTTAACCCATTTGCCGGTAATTGCGGACCCTTCTCATGCTACCGGCCGTAGCGAATTGGTAGGTCGAGTTGCTTTAGGGGCGCTTGCCGCCGGGGCCGATGGGATTATGGTGGAAGTACATCCCCATCCCGAGGAAGCTTTATCCGATGGGCGTCAATCTTTAGATTATGAAGAATTTAAAAAGTTAATGTCTGTAATTAAAAGGTTTAAAAGCCAAAGCGTTTAG
- a CDS encoding anthranilate synthase component II produces MLLLIDNYDSFTYNLVQYFQILGEQVTVYRNDKITIPEILELNPNYIVISPGPCTPKEAGISLEVIKSLPYFPILGVCLGHQAIGQVFGGRVVRAKRPMHGKISPVFHDGQRIFKGIPSPFLATRYHSLIVELPRGLELIISAKTAEGEIMGLRHKIFPIEGVQFHPEAILTEHGLTLLKNFLEVYRKGVERWS; encoded by the coding sequence TTGCTTTTACTTATTGACAACTACGATTCCTTTACCTATAATCTTGTTCAATACTTTCAGATTCTTGGTGAGCAGGTAACGGTTTATCGTAATGATAAAATAACGATACCGGAAATATTAGAGTTAAATCCCAATTACATCGTGATTTCTCCAGGACCCTGTACTCCCAAGGAAGCGGGGATAAGCCTTGAGGTGATAAAAAGCCTGCCTTACTTTCCTATTCTGGGAGTGTGCCTTGGGCATCAAGCAATAGGTCAGGTCTTTGGCGGGAGGGTAGTAAGAGCAAAACGACCAATGCACGGGAAAATTTCTCCGGTTTTCCACGATGGTCAAAGGATTTTTAAAGGAATTCCTTCGCCTTTTTTAGCTACCCGCTATCATTCGTTAATTGTAGAATTGCCTCGTGGTTTAGAGCTAATTATTTCTGCTAAAACCGCTGAAGGCGAAATTATGGGCTTAAGGCATAAGATTTTTCCCATTGAAGGGGTGCAATTTCATCCCGAGGCAATTCTTACCGAGCATGGGCTTACCCTTTTAAAGAATTTCTTAGAGGTTTACCGCAAGGGGGTGGAACGATGGAGCTAA
- the aroH gene encoding chorismate mutase produces the protein MLKGIRGAISVERDTPDAIKEATVELLAAIFQENKLSREKITAVFFTQTADLVTAYPAKFAREFGLKDVPLMSAQEPNVVNSLPRVIRVLILAQVNEGDGIKHVYLKEALKLRRDLA, from the coding sequence ATGCTGAAAGGTATTCGGGGAGCTATTTCCGTGGAAAGGGATACTCCCGATGCTATAAAAGAGGCAACAGTTGAATTACTTGCGGCTATTTTTCAAGAGAACAAACTTTCCCGGGAAAAGATAACGGCAGTTTTCTTTACCCAAACCGCCGATTTAGTTACTGCTTATCCTGCTAAGTTTGCCCGGGAATTTGGGTTAAAGGATGTTCCTTTAATGTCAGCCCAGGAACCTAATGTTGTAAATAGCTTGCCCCGGGTAATTCGGGTCTTAATTTTGGCCCAAGTTAATGAGGGTGACGGAATAAAACATGTTTATTTAAAAGAGGCTCTAAAACTCCGCCGGGATTTAGCCTAA
- a CDS encoding HutP family protein, whose protein sequence is MPNIGSKKAAKAALMMALTETREEEKELKSKLAQENIRAAAVDYGGDFISAVNKIVERAVVAAKREGVIKETHADEGAVAGATREAISQLMAKALGLNVGGKIGIARYQDHVAVAVFFGVGLLHLDEVGVGLGHRAVP, encoded by the coding sequence ATGCCAAATATCGGCAGTAAAAAAGCTGCCAAAGCAGCATTGATGATGGCTTTAACCGAAACTCGCGAGGAAGAAAAGGAATTAAAATCAAAACTTGCCCAGGAAAATATCCGGGCAGCAGCGGTTGATTACGGCGGTGACTTTATTTCTGCGGTTAATAAAATTGTGGAGCGGGCTGTTGTGGCTGCTAAACGCGAAGGAGTTATAAAAGAAACCCATGCCGATGAAGGTGCTGTAGCCGGTGCTACTCGCGAGGCGATTTCCCAGCTTATGGCCAAAGCTCTAGGTTTAAATGTAGGAGGGAAAATTGGGATTGCCCGTTATCAGGACCACGTGGCGGTAGCGGTCTTTTTTGGCGTAGGACTTCTCCATTTAGATGAGGTTGGAGTTGGCCTTGGACACCGGGCAGTTCCCTAA